In Panacibacter ginsenosidivorans, the following proteins share a genomic window:
- a CDS encoding DUF4870 domain-containing protein: protein MSQNSFLGTDSLPAIVPTSDEKTLGLLAHVLTFVASFLAPLIIYLIKKDQSEFVADHAKESLNFQITLFLAVMVCIPLSIILIGIPVLILIGVLSLVWRIVATIKASEGKIYRYPYCLRLIK from the coding sequence ATGTCACAAAACTCTTTTCTCGGTACAGATAGTTTACCGGCAATTGTGCCTACCAGTGATGAAAAAACATTGGGCCTGCTTGCACACGTATTAACATTTGTAGCATCATTTCTTGCACCGCTAATTATTTATCTTATTAAAAAAGATCAGTCAGAATTTGTTGCAGATCATGCAAAAGAATCTTTGAATTTCCAGATAACACTTTTTTTAGCAGTAATGGTTTGTATTCCTCTTTCTATAATTTTAATAGGTATTCCTGTTCTTATACTTATTGGAGTGCTTTCATTGGTTTGGAGAATTGTCGCGACAATTAAAGCAAGCGAAGGCAAAATATACAGGTATCCTTATTGTTTACGATTGATCAAATAA
- the gyrB gene encoding DNA topoisomerase (ATP-hydrolyzing) subunit B produces MSEELKPAVSPQQNGYGADSIQVLEGLEAVRKRPAMYIGDIGVKGLHHLVYEVVDNSIDEALAGYCKNIFVIIHEDNSISVSDDGRGIPTGIHQKEGVSALQVVMTVLHAGGKFDKNTYKVSGGLHGVGVSCVNALSSTLHVTVNREGKVFEQEYHTGIPAYPVREIGVTEKTGTTVHFWPDMTIFQTGIYNREILEGRLRELAFLNKRISITITDLREKDEDGNNYSKNFYSEGGIVEFVEMLDTAAKRTPLIPKTLYVEAHDEASNVAVDVALTYNDDFKEHIFSYVNNINTIEGGTHVTGFRQALTRVFKTYGDKQGLFEKAKVEVEGDDFREGLTAIISVKVPEPQFEGQTKTKLGNSEVSGIVQTTVARALEAYLEENPKEAKNIISKVVLAAQARVAAKKAREMVQRKTVLSGSGLPGKLADCSERDPEKCELFLVEGDSAGGTAKSGRDRSHQAILPLRGKILNVEKAMEHKIYENEEIRNMFTAMGVSVGTPEDPKALNLAKLRYHKLIIMTDADVDGSHIATLILTFIFRYMKELVEQGYVYIAQPPLYLIKKGKEQEYAYNEDQRRTLITKLGGGKDDSVTTQRYKGLGEMNSEQLWETTLDPTRRTLKQVTIDNMITADEIFTRLMGDEVAPRREFIESHAKYARIDV; encoded by the coding sequence ATGAGCGAAGAATTAAAGCCTGCCGTATCTCCCCAACAAAATGGCTACGGTGCAGACAGTATACAGGTTTTGGAAGGCCTGGAAGCCGTAAGAAAAAGACCGGCAATGTACATTGGCGATATAGGTGTAAAAGGGTTACATCACCTGGTATACGAAGTTGTAGATAACTCCATTGATGAAGCGCTGGCCGGTTATTGCAAAAACATATTTGTTATTATTCATGAGGATAATTCCATCAGTGTTAGTGATGATGGTCGCGGTATTCCTACAGGTATTCACCAAAAAGAAGGTGTAAGCGCTTTACAGGTTGTAATGACTGTTTTGCATGCTGGTGGTAAATTTGATAAAAATACCTATAAAGTTTCTGGTGGTTTACATGGTGTGGGTGTTAGTTGTGTAAATGCATTGAGCAGTACTTTACATGTAACCGTAAACCGCGAGGGAAAAGTATTTGAACAGGAATACCATACGGGTATACCAGCATATCCTGTTCGTGAAATTGGTGTTACCGAAAAAACTGGTACCACTGTTCACTTCTGGCCGGATATGACCATTTTCCAGACAGGTATTTACAACAGGGAAATACTTGAAGGCCGTCTTCGTGAGCTTGCTTTTCTTAATAAACGTATCAGTATTACTATCACAGATCTTCGTGAAAAGGATGAAGACGGTAATAATTACAGCAAGAATTTTTACAGCGAAGGTGGCATTGTAGAGTTTGTTGAAATGCTGGATACTGCCGCTAAACGTACGCCGCTTATCCCTAAAACATTGTATGTGGAAGCACATGATGAAGCAAGCAATGTAGCAGTAGATGTAGCACTGACTTACAATGACGATTTTAAAGAGCATATTTTCTCTTACGTTAACAACATCAACACCATTGAAGGTGGCACACACGTAACGGGTTTCAGACAGGCGCTTACCAGGGTGTTTAAAACATATGGTGATAAGCAAGGCTTATTTGAAAAAGCAAAAGTGGAAGTAGAAGGTGATGATTTTCGTGAAGGCTTAACCGCTATTATTTCTGTGAAAGTTCCGGAGCCACAATTCGAAGGCCAGACAAAAACAAAACTTGGTAACAGCGAAGTAAGCGGTATTGTGCAAACAACCGTAGCCCGTGCATTGGAAGCATACCTGGAAGAAAATCCAAAAGAGGCTAAAAACATCATCAGTAAAGTTGTTCTTGCTGCGCAGGCACGTGTGGCAGCAAAGAAGGCAAGGGAAATGGTACAGCGTAAGACTGTTCTAAGCGGAAGCGGATTACCTGGTAAACTGGCCGACTGTAGCGAACGTGACCCTGAAAAATGCGAACTATTTTTGGTTGAAGGTGATAGCGCCGGTGGTACAGCAAAATCCGGTCGCGACAGAAGTCACCAGGCCATTCTTCCGTTGCGTGGTAAGATCCTGAACGTAGAGAAAGCCATGGAGCATAAGATCTACGAGAACGAGGAAATACGCAATATGTTTACAGCAATGGGTGTAAGCGTTGGAACGCCGGAAGATCCAAAAGCATTGAATCTTGCTAAACTGCGTTATCATAAGCTTATTATCATGACGGATGCCGATGTAGATGGTTCGCACATTGCAACGCTGATTCTTACGTTCATTTTCCGTTACATGAAAGAACTGGTAGAACAAGGTTACGTGTACATTGCACAGCCACCTTTGTATCTTATTAAGAAAGGTAAAGAGCAGGAGTACGCCTACAATGAAGATCAACGCAGGACACTTATTACCAAGCTTGGCGGTGGTAAAGACGACAGCGTAACTACACAGCGCTACAAAGGTCTTGGCGAAATGAATTCAGAACAGCTTTGGGAAACTACACTTGACCCAACACGCAGAACATTGAAGCAGGTAACCATTGATAATATGATAACTGCAGATGAAATTTTTACAAGGCTGATGGGTGATGAAGTAGCTCCACGCCGCGAATTCATTGAATCGCATGCCAAGTATGCGAGGATTGATGTGTAA
- a CDS encoding M90 family metallopeptidase gives MNGLIIFVICGAILFWILFGKKKTKENKAVFPENYRQLLEDNVAFYRSLDDAGKIRFEEKIKAIFSYITISGVNTTIDDLDKLLVASSAVIPIFGFNEWRYYNLRNVLLYEDTFTADQFSTTDKDRNTLGMVGTGAMQQMMILSKPALRLGFKNETDKNNTGIHEFVHLLDKADGETDGIPEQLLQKQYTIPWLNLMNDSITEIREGKSDINIYGATSKTEFFAVAAEYFFERPDLLQQKHPELFALLEQAFHQIPATIKTK, from the coding sequence ATGAACGGCCTTATCATTTTCGTAATCTGCGGTGCTATTTTGTTTTGGATCCTCTTTGGAAAAAAGAAGACAAAAGAAAACAAAGCGGTGTTTCCTGAGAACTATCGCCAGTTACTTGAAGATAATGTTGCTTTCTATCGTTCACTTGATGATGCAGGTAAAATCCGCTTTGAAGAAAAAATAAAAGCTATTTTTTCATACATAACCATAAGTGGTGTAAATACAACAATAGATGACCTTGACAAATTACTGGTAGCAAGCAGCGCCGTAATTCCAATTTTTGGTTTTAATGAATGGCGTTATTACAACCTGCGCAATGTTTTACTTTACGAGGATACTTTTACTGCAGATCAGTTTTCTACTACAGATAAAGACCGAAATACTTTAGGCATGGTTGGTACTGGCGCTATGCAGCAAATGATGATACTCTCCAAACCTGCGCTGCGATTGGGATTCAAAAATGAGACCGATAAAAACAATACTGGCATTCATGAATTTGTGCATTTGTTGGACAAAGCAGATGGAGAAACAGATGGTATTCCTGAGCAACTTTTACAAAAACAATATACTATCCCGTGGCTAAACCTGATGAACGATTCCATTACAGAAATCAGAGAAGGAAAATCTGATATTAATATTTATGGGGCTACCAGTAAAACAGAATTTTTTGCTGTAGCGGCAGAATATTTTTTTGAACGACCCGATCTGCTGCAACAAAAGCATCCTGAACTTTTTGCGTTACTCGAACAAGCTTTCCATCAAATACCTGCAACTATTAAAACAAAGTGA
- a CDS encoding universal stress protein translates to MNTILVPTDFSPAARNAAMYAINFAKQVKCKKIIFYNAYQTPIVTDANMAIVDAIDIEEMKKASEENLTAFKLTLKAFCDKNMELETLSEYGVLTMDINEVCTNNNIDLIVMGVTGTGKIAENLIGSFAIDVSRKATVPVIIVPPDAGYTDIKEIMLACDFSQVVETTPVDPIKRILNETSAKLFVVNIDHRQKHFTADTPFESLMLDTLLQGYNPEYHFIDDADFVQAINKFALEKEVDLIITIPKKMGWFDALFHKSHTKALAFHSHVPLMVVH, encoded by the coding sequence ATGAATACCATACTGGTTCCTACAGACTTTTCGCCTGCTGCAAGAAATGCAGCCATGTATGCTATCAATTTTGCAAAACAGGTAAAATGTAAAAAGATCATTTTCTACAATGCTTACCAGACACCTATTGTAACAGATGCTAATATGGCTATAGTGGATGCTATTGACATAGAAGAAATGAAAAAGGCAAGCGAGGAAAATCTTACTGCTTTTAAGCTAACACTAAAAGCATTTTGTGATAAGAATATGGAGTTAGAAACACTGAGTGAATATGGTGTGTTAACCATGGATATTAATGAAGTGTGCACAAATAATAATATTGACCTGATAGTGATGGGCGTTACCGGCACCGGAAAAATTGCAGAAAATCTTATTGGTAGTTTCGCTATTGATGTTTCAAGAAAAGCCACAGTGCCAGTGATCATTGTACCTCCGGACGCCGGCTATACAGATATAAAAGAAATTATGCTGGCCTGCGATTTTTCACAGGTGGTAGAAACCACACCCGTTGATCCTATAAAAAGAATACTGAATGAAACCAGTGCAAAATTATTTGTGGTAAACATCGACCACAGGCAAAAACACTTTACTGCAGATACCCCCTTTGAAAGTTTAATGCTTGACACTTTATTGCAGGGTTACAATCCGGAATATCATTTTATTGATGATGCAGATTTTGTACAGGCCATCAACAAATTTGCATTGGAAAAAGAAGTTGACCTTATTATTACTATTCCAAAAAAGATGGGCTGGTTCGATGCGCTTTTTCACAAGAGCCATACCAAAGCATTGGCCTTTCATAGCCATGTACCGTTAATGGTAGTGCATTAA
- a CDS encoding acyl-CoA dehydrogenase family protein yields MDKSATVLTHHALKGGEWLIKESDSAETFIPEQFNEEQKMVMDMCHQFMETEIIPNHAKIEKDPLYNLTLLAKAGEQGLLGVSVPAIYGGLEKDFVTGSIVMEGLGRGYSFSVSYLAHTGIGTMPILYFGTEAQRLKYIPKLATGEWIGAYGLTEPGSGSDALGAKTTAILSDDGKHYILNGQKCWISNGGFANVYTVFAKVDGDKFTAFIVERGFEGFTQGTEEQKMGIKGSSTVQLYFQDCKVPVENVLGEIGRGHIIAFNILNIGRYKLCAATVGASKSVVELSLQYAMNREQFKQPISNFGAIKHKLAEMAIRTWVGESATYRVGSMISERDIELLQSGEPFNTAFLGAAEEYAIECAMLKVFGSELLDYCVDEGVQIHGGNGFSDEYEISKAYRDSRVNRIYEGTNEINRLLTVDMMLKRAMKGKLDLMGPAMAVSKELMSIPTLEENDAPFAKERKYISNFKKAILMVAGAAVQKLMMNLDKEQEVLMNIADMCINTFMAESALLRVLKLTELYGANAVLVQKDMMNTYLYDAADSINKAGKDALNAFADGDELRMMQIGLRRFTKTEPFNTKASRRRIADRMIEEGCYCF; encoded by the coding sequence ATGGATAAATCCGCAACCGTACTAACACACCACGCCTTAAAAGGAGGTGAGTGGCTTATTAAAGAAAGTGATTCTGCTGAAACCTTTATTCCTGAACAATTTAACGAAGAGCAGAAAATGGTGATGGATATGTGTCACCAGTTCATGGAAACTGAAATAATTCCCAACCATGCAAAAATTGAAAAAGATCCGCTTTATAATTTAACCCTTCTGGCAAAAGCCGGCGAACAAGGTTTGTTGGGCGTTAGTGTACCGGCAATATACGGTGGGCTTGAAAAAGATTTTGTTACTGGCAGTATCGTAATGGAAGGCCTGGGCCGTGGTTATTCATTTTCTGTTTCATATTTGGCTCATACAGGAATTGGCACTATGCCGATTTTATATTTTGGTACAGAAGCGCAAAGACTAAAATATATACCTAAACTGGCAACCGGCGAATGGATCGGAGCTTATGGACTTACAGAACCGGGAAGTGGCAGTGATGCCTTAGGTGCTAAAACAACGGCCATCCTGAGCGATGATGGTAAACATTATATTCTTAACGGGCAGAAGTGCTGGATAAGCAATGGCGGCTTTGCAAATGTATATACGGTATTTGCAAAAGTGGATGGAGATAAATTTACTGCATTTATTGTTGAGCGAGGTTTTGAAGGCTTTACGCAGGGTACAGAAGAACAAAAAATGGGAATCAAAGGTTCGTCAACTGTACAACTTTACTTTCAGGATTGCAAAGTACCGGTAGAAAATGTGTTGGGAGAAATCGGACGTGGACATATAATAGCGTTCAACATTTTAAATATTGGCCGTTATAAACTTTGCGCAGCAACAGTAGGCGCCAGTAAATCTGTTGTAGAATTATCACTCCAGTACGCCATGAACAGAGAGCAGTTTAAACAACCCATTTCAAATTTCGGTGCCATTAAACATAAACTTGCTGAAATGGCCATCCGTACATGGGTTGGCGAAAGCGCTACCTATCGGGTAGGTAGTATGATAAGTGAGCGTGATATAGAATTACTGCAATCAGGCGAACCATTTAATACTGCCTTTTTAGGTGCCGCAGAAGAATACGCAATAGAATGCGCCATGTTAAAAGTATTTGGCAGCGAGCTTTTGGATTATTGTGTAGACGAGGGGGTACAAATACATGGCGGCAATGGATTTAGTGACGAATATGAAATAAGTAAAGCCTACAGGGACAGCCGCGTCAACCGCATTTATGAAGGTACCAACGAGATTAACCGTTTATTGACTGTTGATATGATGCTTAAACGTGCCATGAAAGGAAAGCTTGATCTAATGGGGCCGGCAATGGCTGTAAGCAAAGAATTAATGAGCATTCCTACATTAGAAGAAAATGATGCACCTTTTGCAAAAGAAAGAAAGTATATATCCAACTTTAAAAAAGCCATCCTTATGGTGGCTGGTGCTGCCGTACAAAAGCTGATGATGAATCTTGATAAAGAACAGGAAGTGCTGATGAATATTGCAGATATGTGCATCAATACTTTTATGGCGGAAAGTGCATTGCTACGTGTACTAAAGTTAACAGAACTGTATGGTGCCAATGCAGTATTGGTTCAAAAAGATATGATGAACACTTACCTGTATGATGCAGCCGATAGTATTAATAAAGCTGGCAAAGATGCATTAAATGCCTTTGCAGATGGCGATGAATTGCGTATGATGCAAATTGGCCTGAGACGTTTTACCAAAACAGAACCATTTAACACCAAAGCGTCGCGCCGCCGCATTGCAGATAGGATGATAGAGGAAGGCTGTTATTGTTTCTAA
- a CDS encoding sigma-70 family RNA polymerase sigma factor, translating to MSAQLDATKWVNDYSDMLYRYALPRVNDSEIAKDLVQDTFLAAWRNYDNFKGEISEKNWLYAILKNKIIDHFRKASTRLTDSLPGMADDDPYFDEAAHWKQSMHPKEWDDSDSLVTKKEFYEVLSNCKNKLKQIQDTVFTMKYLEGLDSEEICKVLNLTSSNYWVLIHRAKLQLRACLEKNWFTK from the coding sequence ATGTCTGCACAATTAGATGCTACAAAATGGGTAAATGATTACAGTGATATGCTCTACCGGTATGCACTACCGCGTGTAAACGACAGCGAAATCGCAAAAGACCTGGTGCAGGATACCTTCCTGGCGGCATGGCGCAATTATGATAATTTTAAAGGAGAGATATCGGAAAAAAATTGGTTGTACGCCATTTTAAAAAATAAGATTATTGATCATTTTCGAAAAGCTTCCACACGCTTAACGGATAGTTTGCCGGGAATGGCCGATGATGATCCTTACTTTGACGAAGCAGCGCATTGGAAACAATCAATGCACCCAAAAGAGTGGGATGACAGCGACAGCCTTGTTACAAAGAAAGAATTCTATGAAGTGCTCAGCAACTGCAAGAATAAACTAAAACAAATTCAGGATACGGTGTTCACTATGAAATATCTTGAGGGGCTCGACAGTGAAGAAATATGTAAGGTGTTAAATTTAACATCGTCTAACTATTGGGTACTGATACACCGGGCAAAGCTGCAATTAAGAGCATGCCTTGAAAAAAACTGGTTTACAAAATAG
- a CDS encoding acetyl-CoA C-acyltransferase produces MQEAYIVAGYRTAVGKSKKGGLRFYRPDDLAVEVIKGLMASVPQLEAKRVDDVIVGNAVPEAEQGLQFGRIIAAKALGIEVAGITINRYCASGLESIAMATAKIRTGMADCIIAGGTESMSLVPTAGWKTVPSYAIAKDDPDYYLSMGLTAEAVAKEFKVSREDQDAFALNSHKKAMHAIQNGYFKPGILPVNVEEVYLNEKGKKATRNYVIDTDEGVRADTTIDALAKLKPAFALGGSVTAGNSSQTSDGAAFVIVMSERMINELGLKPIGRLVNSAVAGVHPRIMGIGPVAAIPKVLKQASMNLADIDLIELNEAFASQSLAVIRELNLDPDIVNINGGAIALGHPLGCTGCKLTVQLLGDMKRLNKKYGMVTACVGGGQGIAGIIENIV; encoded by the coding sequence ATGCAGGAAGCATATATTGTTGCCGGTTACCGCACCGCAGTAGGTAAAAGCAAGAAAGGTGGTCTGCGTTTTTACAGGCCCGATGATCTTGCGGTGGAAGTGATAAAAGGACTAATGGCATCGGTACCGCAACTGGAAGCAAAACGTGTGGATGATGTAATTGTAGGCAACGCTGTGCCTGAAGCAGAACAGGGATTACAGTTTGGGCGTATCATTGCCGCCAAAGCATTGGGCATAGAAGTGGCAGGTATTACTATCAACCGCTATTGCGCAAGTGGTCTCGAAAGCATTGCTATGGCTACAGCCAAAATCCGTACAGGCATGGCTGATTGCATTATTGCAGGCGGCACAGAAAGCATGAGCCTTGTTCCAACTGCTGGCTGGAAAACAGTTCCTTCTTATGCTATTGCCAAAGACGACCCTGATTATTATTTAAGTATGGGTCTTACTGCAGAAGCTGTAGCAAAAGAATTTAAAGTAAGCAGAGAAGACCAGGATGCATTTGCATTGAACTCGCATAAAAAAGCGATGCATGCTATACAGAATGGTTATTTTAAACCAGGCATATTGCCTGTTAATGTAGAAGAAGTTTACTTAAATGAAAAAGGCAAGAAAGCAACACGCAATTATGTAATAGATACAGATGAAGGCGTACGTGCGGATACAACAATAGATGCATTGGCAAAATTGAAACCCGCATTTGCGTTGGGTGGTTCTGTTACTGCGGGGAACTCATCTCAAACAAGTGATGGGGCTGCTTTTGTAATTGTAATGAGCGAAAGAATGATCAATGAACTTGGTCTTAAACCAATAGGACGTTTGGTGAACAGTGCAGTTGCTGGTGTGCATCCGCGCATAATGGGTATAGGACCGGTTGCTGCAATACCAAAGGTTTTGAAACAGGCCAGTATGAATCTTGCAGATATTGACCTGATAGAATTGAATGAAGCTTTTGCATCACAATCGCTTGCTGTAATACGTGAACTTAATTTAGATCCTGATATAGTAAACATCAACGGTGGGGCTATCGCACTCGGTCATCCCTTGGGTTGCACAGGTTGTAAACTTACCGTGCAATTACTTGGTGATATGAAAAGACTGAACAAAAAATATGGTATGGTTACAGCTTGTGTTGGTGGTGGACAAGGCATTGCAGGCATCATTGAAAATATTGTGTAA
- the mfd gene encoding transcription-repair coupling factor: MNLSALLEQYQQSPRLFQLTDRLLFADTQKIFLKNLQGSSAEFVVSSVFMHTNTQQLNHLVVLNDAEDAAYFHNTLENLTSALDLFYFPASFKNRKNFKLLNSSHVMLRTETLTRLAAGGNKKIIVTYPEALFEKVVLPKTLSSNIISIKTNDTINLESLLELFVMYGFTRTDFVYEPGQFALRGGILDIYSFGNEKPYRVELFGNDVDSIRIFDPETQLSERKLLQVSIIPNIETQFDSGEKVSLLEFLPENTIVWLKDWDVIKEKIFLQEEDLEGFIALLDDGYRMQNSDEDDDTQVVKEIKWDDFVKHDVIEKQLASRHIVEFGFKPQLATFEIEFATKPQPAFNRQFDLLIKDLKAHESAKYSIYIFAEQAKQLERLNSIFNDLNTEIQFVPVATSIHEGFIDEDLKVICYTDHQIFQRYHKYRVKQAYNKNKALTLKTLRDLQPGDFVTHIDHGVGTYSGLQKLEVNGKLQEAVRIIYKDSDILYVNINSLHKISKYTGKEGTIPKINKLGSDVWNRLKEKTKAKVKEIAFDLIKLYAQRKAQQGFAHSPDNYMQTELEASFIYEDTPDQSKATADVKKDMESPSPMDRLVCGDVGFGKTEVAIRAAFKSCVDGKQAAVLVPTTILAFQHYKTFSDRLKDFPVTVDYVNRFKSAKEKKETLKKLEEGKIDIIIGTHGLLGKEVKFKDLGIMVIDEEQKFGVGHKEKLKTLKTNVDCLTLTATPIPRTLQFSLMGARDLSIINTPPPNRQPIQTEVQVFNPDFIRDAIYYETERGGQVFFIHNRVQGLGEMSGLIQSLCPDLSIGYAHGQLEGHELEERILDFIDKKYDVLVCTNIVESGVDIPNVNTIIVNNAHHFGLSDLHQLRGRVGRSNKKAFCYLLAPAMSTLPTDSRKRLQTLEQFSDLGSGFQIAMRDLDIRGAGNMLGGEQSGFMAEIGFEMYQKILDEAIRELKRTSFKDLFKEEISKQDDYVSDCTIDTDLEILIPDDYVESITERLSLYTRLDSCETEEDLVAFHAEMLDRFGPMPKAVEDLFTTVRCRWLAVDLGFEKMSLKSETLRCYFINRNDSPYFESDIFKNTLQYLQTGTNKARLKQVAKNFLLVVDDIKGMEAMQRFLKLMHNAVIRKKEVMEA, encoded by the coding sequence ATGAACTTAAGTGCGTTGCTGGAACAGTATCAACAATCTCCCCGTCTTTTTCAGCTGACGGACAGGCTTCTTTTTGCCGATACCCAAAAAATCTTTCTCAAAAATTTACAGGGCAGCAGTGCAGAATTTGTGGTAAGCAGTGTGTTCATGCATACTAATACGCAGCAACTAAATCATCTTGTTGTTTTGAACGATGCGGAAGATGCGGCTTATTTTCACAACACGCTGGAGAATCTTACCAGTGCGTTGGACCTGTTTTATTTTCCGGCATCATTCAAGAACAGGAAGAATTTTAAACTGCTCAACTCTTCGCATGTAATGCTACGTACGGAAACACTTACGAGACTTGCTGCCGGCGGTAATAAGAAGATCATTGTTACTTACCCGGAAGCACTGTTTGAAAAAGTTGTTTTGCCAAAAACACTTAGCAGTAATATTATCAGTATAAAAACAAACGACACCATAAATCTCGAAAGTCTTTTGGAGTTGTTTGTAATGTATGGTTTTACACGAACAGATTTTGTGTATGAACCTGGCCAGTTTGCACTGCGTGGAGGCATACTGGATATTTATTCTTTTGGAAATGAAAAGCCTTATCGTGTAGAATTGTTTGGTAATGATGTGGACAGCATACGAATCTTTGATCCGGAAACACAGCTTAGTGAACGAAAGCTTTTGCAAGTAAGCATTATACCAAATATTGAAACACAGTTTGATAGTGGTGAGAAAGTTTCATTACTCGAATTTCTCCCCGAAAACACGATTGTGTGGTTAAAGGATTGGGATGTAATAAAAGAGAAGATCTTTTTGCAGGAAGAAGACCTGGAAGGTTTTATCGCTTTGCTTGATGACGGATATCGCATGCAGAACAGTGATGAAGACGATGATACGCAGGTTGTGAAAGAAATAAAATGGGATGATTTTGTAAAGCACGATGTGATTGAAAAGCAACTTGCGTCAAGACATATTGTAGAGTTTGGATTTAAGCCACAACTTGCAACATTTGAAATAGAGTTTGCTACCAAACCTCAACCTGCCTTTAACCGTCAATTCGATTTGCTGATAAAAGACCTGAAAGCTCATGAGTCTGCAAAATATAGCATTTACATTTTTGCAGAGCAGGCAAAACAACTGGAAAGGCTCAACAGCATCTTCAATGATCTCAATACTGAAATACAATTTGTACCTGTCGCAACTTCTATTCATGAAGGGTTTATAGATGAAGACCTGAAAGTTATTTGTTATACAGATCACCAGATATTTCAACGTTATCATAAGTATCGCGTAAAACAGGCATACAACAAAAACAAAGCTCTTACTTTAAAAACATTACGTGATCTGCAGCCCGGAGACTTTGTTACGCATATAGATCATGGTGTGGGTACTTACAGTGGCTTGCAAAAACTTGAAGTGAATGGCAAGCTACAGGAAGCCGTACGCATTATTTATAAAGACAGCGATATACTTTATGTAAATATCAACTCGCTGCATAAGATCTCAAAATACACAGGCAAAGAAGGAACGATACCAAAAATAAATAAGCTGGGTAGCGATGTATGGAACAGGCTGAAAGAGAAGACGAAGGCTAAAGTAAAGGAAATAGCATTCGATCTCATCAAGCTATATGCACAAAGAAAAGCGCAACAAGGCTTTGCACATTCTCCGGATAATTATATGCAGACCGAACTGGAAGCTTCTTTTATATATGAAGACACACCGGATCAAAGTAAAGCAACAGCAGATGTAAAAAAAGATATGGAAAGTCCATCACCGATGGATCGTCTTGTTTGTGGCGATGTAGGTTTTGGTAAAACAGAAGTAGCCATTCGTGCAGCATTTAAAAGTTGTGTCGATGGCAAACAAGCTGCTGTATTGGTACCAACCACCATTCTTGCATTTCAGCATTATAAAACTTTTAGCGATAGGTTGAAAGATTTTCCGGTTACCGTTGATTATGTAAATCGTTTCAAATCTGCAAAGGAGAAAAAAGAGACTTTAAAGAAATTAGAAGAAGGCAAAATAGATATCATCATAGGTACTCATGGTTTGTTGGGTAAAGAAGTAAAATTCAAAGACCTTGGCATCATGGTGATTGATGAAGAGCAAAAGTTTGGTGTAGGTCATAAAGAAAAGTTGAAAACGTTAAAGACAAACGTTGATTGCTTAACGCTAACGGCAACGCCAATTCCACGTACACTGCAATTCAGTTTAATGGGAGCAAGAGATCTCAGTATTATTAATACACCGCCACCAAACCGTCAACCTATACAAACAGAAGTACAGGTATTCAATCCTGATTTCATAAGAGATGCCATCTATTATGAAACAGAACGCGGCGGCCAGGTTTTCTTTATACATAACCGTGTACAGGGCCTGGGCGAAATGTCTGGGTTGATACAAAGTCTCTGCCCCGATCTTAGCATTGGGTATGCTCATGGGCAACTTGAAGGTCATGAACTGGAAGAACGAATCCTTGATTTTATTGATAAAAAATACGATGTATTGGTTTGTACCAATATCGTTGAAAGCGGTGTGGACATTCCAAACGTAAATACCATTATTGTAAACAATGCACATCATTTTGGATTGAGCGATCTGCACCAGTTGCGTGGCCGCGTTGGGCGTAGTAATAAGAAAGCATTTTGTTATTTACTCGCTCCTGCAATGAGTACGTTGCCAACTGATTCCCGTAAACGTTTGCAAACACTGGAACAGTTTAGTGATCTTGGAAGCGGCTTTCAGATCGCTATGCGTGACCTTGATATACGCGGTGCAGGCAATATGTTAGGTGGTGAACAGAGTGGTTTTATGGCTGAGATAGGTTTTGAAATGTACCAGAAAATTCTTGATGAAGCAATACGTGAATTAAAACGCACTTCATTCAAAGATCTTTTTAAAGAAGAGATCAGCAAACAGGATGATTATGTAAGTGATTGTACCATCGATACCGATCTGGAAATTCTTATCCCTGATGATTATGTAGAAAGCATTACAGAACGCTTATCGTTATATACAAGATTGGATAGTTGCGAAACCGAAGAAGACCTTGTTGCTTTTCATGCAGAGATGCTGGATCGTTTTGGTCCAATGCCAAAAGCTGTCGAAGATCTTTTTACAACGGTACGTTGCCGCTGGCTCGCTGTAGATCTTGGCTTCGAAAAAATGAGCCTGAAATCAGAAACCCTGCGTTGCTATTTTATTAACAGAAATGATTCTCCTTATTTTGAATCAGACATCTTTAAAAACACTTTGCAATATTTACAAACAGGTACCAACAAAGCAAGGTTAAAACAGGTAGCTAAAAATTTCCTGTTGGTTGTGGATGATATAAAAGGCATGGAAGCTATGCAAAGATTTCTCAAGCTAATGCATAATGCAGTTATAAGAAAGAAAGAAGTAATGGAGGCATAA